DNA sequence from the Pedobacter sp. W3I1 genome:
TGTTCTTAGTTTGCCCTCTATATAAACCAGTTTGCCTTTCTGCAGGTATTTAGAAGCTACTTCTGCTAAGCCACGCCATAACACAATATTGTGCCACTCTGTTTGTTCTACTCTCTTACCGTCTTTGTTGTATGTTTCTGATGTAGCTAATGGAAAACTGGCTACTGTTACGCCACCGTCTAAATGTCGCACTTCAGGGTCTTTGCCTAAGTGGCCTACTAAAATAACTTTGTTAATCCCAGACATAAATATTTTTGGTTAGTTGTTTTGTTTTCTAAATGCCCGCCGAATAAGATGGTTAGTTACTCCATTTTGTCCTTATAAAAATATTCCAGGACAAAATCATGGATTACTTTTGGTTGCGGTAACTCATCTAATTTACTTAAAGAAACCCAATTTAGTTCCTTTTGTTTACTAAAGTTAAATATATAATTTTTTAATGCAAAAAATTGTATATGGATTATTTGGTGAGTTAATGTATGCTTTTTGGCGCTTATAAATGTAAAATCGGCCTTATTTCCGAATACAGATTTTACCTGATCGATGAATAATGAATCGCTCCATTCGTATACTTCAGTCGTTTCCACACCAGGGAAATCATATAAATGCTGCCATATATCTCCAGCTTGTCTCTGCCTGATTAATACTTGTTCATTTTCAAAACAAATAAAATAATTAATATACCGATGTTTTTGTTCGGCTTTGCGGATTTTAACAGGCAGCACATTTACCTGGCCATGGTTAAAGGCATAACAGCTCTGGTTAAGCGGGCAAATACCGCAATTAGGCGATTTTGGTTTACATTGTATGGCCCCGAACTCCATAATAGCCTGATTATATAAGGCAGGGTCTTCTTTGTATAGCAAATCATTTGCTAGCGCATAAAACTCTTTTTTGCCGGCTGGACTATTTATTGGTGTGGCTAAACCATAAAATCTGGAGAGCACCCGAAAAACATTCCCGTCAACCACAGCCCGTGCTTCTCCCGATGAAAATGAAGATATGGCAGCAGCGGTATATTCACCAATTCCTTTCAATTTTATAAGCTCATCATGCAGATTTGGGAAAATTCCATGGTAATCTTTCACCACAATTTGAGCAGTCGCATGCATATTCCTCCCTCTTGAGTAGTAACCCAAACCTTGCCAAAGCTTTAAAACTTTGGCTTCGGTAGCACTGGCAAAATCAGCAACTGTAGGGAAATTTTCTAAAAACCTGTTAAAGTACGGAAGTCCTTGTTCCACCCGTGTTTGTTGTAATATAACCTCTGATAACCAGATGGTATAAGCATCATTGGTGTGCCTCCAGGGCAAATCTCTCTTGTTTATTAAGTACCAATTGATGAGTTCATTTTGAAATGTCATTACTGCAAATTACGGTCTATTTATCCGATTAAAAAAAAACTTGCAATTGCCTGATAAGTCTGGTGATAAAAAAATCATCTTTTATTTCCCTATCTCATTAAAAAGCAATACTTTTGCAACCCCAAAACAGTAGTAATATTAAAACATAATAATATAATAAATAATAAAATATGACTAAGGCAGATATTATTTCAGAAATATCAACAAAAACCGGAATTGAGAAGGTTGATGTACAGGAAACAGTGGAGGCATTTTTCAAGGTTATCAAAACCAGCATGATTGGCGGTGAAAATGTATACGTTAGAGGCTTCGGAAGCTTTGTTGTTAAAAAGAGAGCGCAAAAAACTGCGAGAAATATCTCAAAAAACACTGCAATAATTATCCCAGAACACTTCGTTCCTAGCTTTAAACCAGCAAAAGTATTTGTTGATAAAGTGAAAAGTAATTCAAAAAAAATTAACGTAGAAGCCTAAGTCTTATATATGAATAGCAACATCAGATCTAAACAAACCATCGTTATTGGAGCGATTGTATTGCTTGTTGCATTCTTATTTACAAGAGACATTAAGG
Encoded proteins:
- a CDS encoding single-stranded DNA-binding protein; its protein translation is MSGINKVILVGHLGKDPEVRHLDGGVTVASFPLATSETYNKDGKRVEQTEWHNIVLWRGLAEVASKYLQKGKLVYIEGKLRTRSFEDKEKVKKYVTEIVAENFTMLGRKSDFEQSPTTPTHQSTEAKIEDEFTIGPSDENGDLPF
- a CDS encoding HU family DNA-binding protein — its product is MTKADIISEISTKTGIEKVDVQETVEAFFKVIKTSMIGGENVYVRGFGSFVVKKRAQKTARNISKNTAIIIPEHFVPSFKPAKVFVDKVKSNSKKINVEA
- the mutY gene encoding A/G-specific adenine glycosylase, with protein sequence MTFQNELINWYLINKRDLPWRHTNDAYTIWLSEVILQQTRVEQGLPYFNRFLENFPTVADFASATEAKVLKLWQGLGYYSRGRNMHATAQIVVKDYHGIFPNLHDELIKLKGIGEYTAAAISSFSSGEARAVVDGNVFRVLSRFYGLATPINSPAGKKEFYALANDLLYKEDPALYNQAIMEFGAIQCKPKSPNCGICPLNQSCYAFNHGQVNVLPVKIRKAEQKHRYINYFICFENEQVLIRQRQAGDIWQHLYDFPGVETTEVYEWSDSLFIDQVKSVFGNKADFTFISAKKHTLTHQIIHIQFFALKNYIFNFSKQKELNWVSLSKLDELPQPKVIHDFVLEYFYKDKME